Below is a genomic region from Demequina sp..
CCCGTTTGAAGCGCTCACGCTCGATCAGCTGCGCGAGCGGCACAGCGCCAAGTGGCGCCACTACCCGGCCGACGTCCTCCCCCTGTGGGTCGCCGAGATGGACGTGCCGCTGGCGCTCCCCATAGCCGACGCCCTGGTCGCCCTCGCGCGCAGCGGTGACGCCGGCTACCCGGGAGACACCCCGTACGTCGAGGCGTTCGCCTCGTTCGCGCACGACTCGTGGGGCTGGGAGCCGGGCGTCGCGCGGACCCGCGCCGTGGCGTCAGTCATCTCCGGCTACACCGACGCCCTTGTCGAGGCCGTCGGCCCGGGCGGGACCGTCGTTGTCACCTCTCCCGTGTACCCGCCGTTCTACTCGTACCTGGGCCACGCCGGTCTCACCGTTCTCGAGGTCCCGCTCACCCCTGAGCTCCGCCTCGATCTCGATGCCCTCGACACCGCCTTCGCCGAAGCTCAGGGCTTCCTCCTGTGCAATCCGCACAACCCCGGCGGCGCCGTTCACTCGCAGGCAGAGCTCGAGCGCGTAGCTGAGCTCGCCGCGCGCCACGACGTGCAGGTGGTGTCGGATGAGATCCACGCCCCGCTCGTCTACGCCGAGTCCACCTTCGTGCCCTATCTCACCGTCGACCCGCGCGGCATCGCGGTTCACGCGGCGTCGAAGGGGTGGTCGCTCGCCGCGATGCCCGCGGCCCTCATGACCTTTGGGCCCGACGCCGGCGCGGCTCTTGCGCGATACGACGCCGGGAAGCATCACGGCCCCACGTACTGGGGCACGGTCGCGCAGACGGTCGCCTACGAGCAGTGCCGGGATTGGCTGGCCGACGCTCTTGTCGCCCTCGATTCGAATCGGCGCCTCCTGGGCTCCCTCCTCGCGGAACGACTTCCCGCGGCCCGGTACCACGTGCCGGCGGCGACGTACCTGACGTGGGTCGACTGCCGCGCGCTCGGTCTGGGCGACGACCCCGCGCGGGTGTTCCTCGACAAGGGGCGCGTCGCGTTCAACCCCGGCCACACGTTCGGCACAGGCGGAGCGGGGCACGTGCGCATCAACATCGCCACGTCGCCCGCGATCCTCGACGAGGCCGTGACCCGGATGGTCGCGGCGCTCTAGCCACGCTGCCTACGTGGGCTTCACCCAGGTGAGCGTAAAGCGCCACTTGATGCGCCGTCGGACCGTGCTGCCAGGGAGAATTCGCGCCGCGGCCCGCCTCACCTGTGCGTGCGTCACCGGCGGCGGCCACACGGTGGGGCTCGGCTGCTCCCAGTCCTTGTGCGTGAGGCGACCCGCCTGATGGGCCACCACTGCCGCAAGCTCCCAGCCCACGTCCCTCGGCAGCTCCGAGGCGGCCAGCCCCACCACCAAGAGCGTGCCCCCGGGAGCGAGCAGGCTCTTGGCGCGCTCGAGCGCCGCGTCCATATCGAGGTGGTGCAGCACCGCGAGCGCCGTGATGACGTCGAAGTCATTCGGGAGGTCGGCGGCCATGAAGTCCGCCTCGAGGTAGGTGATGCCGGTCGTTTCCTGCTCGCGCGCCAGGGCGAGGCTCGGCGAATCGGGGTCCACCGCCGTCACGGCGAGGCCGCGGGCCGCGAGGGCGCGCGCGGCGAAGCCCTCCCCGCAGCCAACGTCAAGGGCGGTGCGCGCCCGGGCCGGGATCAGGGGCAACAGCTCGCGGAAGTAGTCGATGGTGTGGTTGCGGCGCTCGGCGTCCGGAACGTGAGTGGTCACTGGACCCCCACCGTGTAGCGAACCTCCCTGAGCGGCCGGCCGCCGAACTCCTCGATCTTGACGCCGCCGTCGGCCGTCCAGCCCTCGCGCTCGTAGAAGCGCCGGGCCCGCGGGTTCGCCTCTGCCACCCACAGGTACACGCCCGTGTGGCCCGCTGCCCCGAGCGCATCGAGCGCCGCGCCGTGGAGCGCGATGGCGAGGCCCGAGCCGAAGGCGATCGGGTGCAGGTTGAAGCCGTAGAGCTGTGCGGCCTCGACCGGCTCGTCGTCGCGAGCCACGCCAAAGGTCGCGAAGCCCCGCACCACCCCGTCGATCGTGCCGATGAGCGCCGCGGACACGCCCTCGTCGATCGCACGCTCCCAGCCCCGCGCAAAGCGAGCCTCGTCGAGCTCCGCGAGGTAGGCGTCGGGCATGATGCCAACGTAGGCAGAGCGCCAGGCGGCGATGTGCACGCGCGCAAGCCCGGCGGCGTCGGCGGGGACCGCGGGGCGAACCTGCATGCGGCCACCATAATGGCCCCATGCCCGGCAAGCGCGTCCTCATCCTCCATGGCTTCGAGCACGAGCGCGGTCCAGAGCACTGGCTGTGGTGGATCACCCAGCGGCTGCGCGACTTCGATGTTCCCGTCCAGTATCCGCAGCTGCCCAACCCCTTCAGGCCCGTGCTCAAGGACTGGGTGGAGCTCGCGCAGGCGGAGCTTGAGCTGCTCGGCGACGGCGAGCGGATCGTCATCACCCACTCTCTTGGCTGCGTGCTGTGGTCGCTGCTCGTGGACCGAGGCCACGTGCGGGGCGACGAGCGCGTGCTGATGGTCGCGCCCCCCGTCGCGGGATCGCCTGGACGGCGTGCTCGCCCCGTTTGACGCCCAGTTGGGTCCCGAGTACATCAACACCACGGGAGTGGTGCTCGTTGGCCGGGAGCGCGACCGGTATCGGAACACCAAACTCGACTGGCTCGATGCGGGCCGCGCGAGCGAGGTGCACATCCTCCCTGGTGAGGGGCACCTGAACCCGGACGACGGGCACGGCCCGTTCCCCGAGGCGCTCGAATGGGTGCTCACCAGGCGTTGGCCAGCGTGACGCTGCCACCAACGGCGACTCCGGAGCAGGAGGTGCCGATCAGCCTCGAACTGGTGGCGCGGCTCCTCGCCGAGCAGGCTCCGCGGTACGCCGGGCTGCCCCTGGCCCTCGCCGCGAGCGGCTGGGACAACGCGATGGTCCGTCTGGGCGATGAGTTGGCCGTGCGGCTTCCGCGCCGTCAGATCGCCGCGGGCATCTCCGGCTCCGAACTGGACTGGCTCCCGCGAGTGAGCGCCCGCTGGACCTTCCCGGCACCGGTACCCGTGTTCGTTGGCGAGCCGAGTCACGGATACCCGTGGCGGTGGTCGGTAGTGCCGTGGCTCGACGGTTCGCCCGCTCTCACGTCACCCCTTGGGTCCGACGGCGCCGCCGAGTTGGGTGCCGCCCTCGCCCAGGTGCACGTCCCGGCTCCCGAGGGCGCGCCCCGCAACCCGGTGAGGTCGCTGCCGTTGGCTGAGCGGCGCGAGCGCTTTGAGCTGCGGCTGGCGCGACTCGCGGGGGTGCCTGGCTGGGCGTTGGATGCGGGCGGCGCCCGTGCCACGCAAGACGCGGCCGACCCGTCTGTTGGCGGAACCTGGTGCCACCTGGACCTGCACGGCAACAACGTCCTCTCGCGCGAGGGACGCCTCGCGGCGATCCTCGACTGGGGCGACCTCGGCACGGGCGATCCGGCGACGGACCTGGGTCAGGCCTGGTATCTGCTCGGTTCGGAGCTTTTCGCCAAGTGCGCCGACGCGTACCGAGGCGCCGGAGGGGCGGGCGACCCGGCAGCTCCCGCGCGTCCGCGCGGAGGCCATCGCCTACGCCGTCACCATGGCGAGCCTCGAGGACCAGCAGTACTCAGCGTCGGGCTGGAGGGCGCTCGAAGACTTGGGCGTGGGGACGCGCGCCTAGACCCCGATGCTGGCGGACGGAATCCACACAACCGTCCAGTGCCCCAGCGGCGGGAGGGCGAAGGTCACTCCCGACTGTCCGGCCGAGAGCGAGTTGGCCTGCTCAGCACTCGTGGTCCCCACGTGCTCAAGCCGTCGGAGGTCCGGGTGCTCGGGAGAAGCGGCCCACACCTCGGATCCCGGCTCGACGAACGAGATGGACAACGTGGCGTCACGGACCTCGGCGGCCTCTCGCTTCGGTGAGTCCCACGCGATCTCGTCCTGCGCGACAAGGTTGATGAGGTGCACCGCCACGCCATGCGGGAGCCGCGCCACGCGCAGCCAGAGCGTGCCGGGCATCGCCTTGGTCGAACACTCCACCCCGGCCGCGCGGAGCACGACGTCCTCGTTGATGCCACCGGCGAAGAACTCGGTCACGTCTGCGAGCCGCTCGTCGAAGAGCAGGTCGCCATACCGAACCTGGAAGTCGCACCACGCCGCAAACTCATCGAGGCTTGCCGAGCCCAGTTCGTGGTTGTTCGGGTAGTAGGGGTCGGTGAGGGCGTTTCCCGCCTCGCCGAGCAACAGGTGCGTCGCGCCGTGCGAGAGAGCGGACGCCATGACGAGCTTCGCGGCCTCGGTGCACGCTGCTTCGGGGGCACTCTCGTAGCAGTGCAGATAGGCGGAGAGGATCGGCGGGTGGTCCGGCCTCGCGGCTCGCGCAGCCGAAGCGAGCGCACCCAGGTCACCGAGCGTCGAGTGCGGCTCCCACACCTCGATGTACGTCGCATCTTGGGCCAAAGGCGCGGTCGCGTACGTGGGGAAGTCGTTCACGTTGTTGAACATGAACGGGGCGTGCGGAAGGCGATCGCGCACCGCGCCGATCATCGTCGTGAAGGACTCGGCGAGATCGACTCTCGCACCGTCCCCGCGCATCGCGAACTTCGGCCAGCCGTATTGGTCCAGGTGGAACCCCTCGATCGCCGTGCCGTCGACGACGGCGGCCAGCTGCTCGGCGAGGTGCGCGAGCCAGCGCGGCTCCGCGGGGTCCACGAGAATCAGGAACTCTTCCCCAAGCCGGTATGGCTCGCCAGACGCGCGCAGCAACACACTCTCGCTCCAGTCGCGCACCTCATCGTGGCCGATCGCGTACACCGCCGCGTACCCCATCGGAGTGACGCCAGCCCGCGACAGTGCGCTGCTCATGGCGTTGACCACGTCGAGGTCCCGTGGTTGGCCCAAGGGATCGAGGTACTCACGGTGCGGGGGAAGGAGTTGAGAGTGCCGGTACGCCCAGTCGTACAACTGCGCGGCGCTCAGGTGCATGCGACGGAAAAACCTCGTGACCGCCTCAACATCGGCGTCGCTCGTGAGCTTGACCACGAAGCCATAGCGCGGTCGTTCCCAGCGTGAGTCGAGGACGTCGAATGCGGTTGCCAGAGCGTCGATCGTCACCCCGTAGCCGCCATGGGCGAAGATCCCGAGGTCTATCTCCCGGCTTCCGGCCGGCACGGAGACCGTGGCCACGACCTCCGCCAGATGCGTCACCACCGCGTGCGTGTCCGATGGCACGGGCGCGTCGAATTCGACGATGACCTGATCGCCAGGGCGATACGTGGCTTGCGAAGGGAGAAGCGTCATCGGCCGTACTCCATCAGCAGGTACTTGGCGTGGGACCACAACAGAGGGTTGGCCACGGCCCCCCAACGGCGAACCCACGGTTCCACCCACTCGGGCGCCTGGGGCTCGTCGACGATCTGCTCGGCCATGAGGCCGTCTGCGTCGGCCCGCGATTCCACCCATTCTCGAGCAGCCTCGAAGCCTGCTGCGTCTCCCGCGACGCGCGAGTGCCAGCCAAGCCATGCGGTGAGGAGCATCCACGGGCTCCCGCCGTAGTAGGTGTCACCCACATAGCGGCGGATGCCGCCCGTGGCCGTTGCGAGTTCGCGACGGATCCTCTCCACGGTCGCACGCATCCTTGCGTCGTGCGTGTCAACGAGGCCGAATGGAGTGGCGAGCGACAGCAGCGACGCGTCCACGCGGGAGTCCTCGGGGCCTTTGACGAAGGCGCCGTCGACCACACACGTGTCCTCAACAGCGGTCATCACCGCGCGCGCGTGCTCCTCCAGATCCGGTCTGTCGAGCATCGTGGCTGCGGCCCTGAGGCCAGCGGCGATCGCAGCGAGTGTCGACGTGTGCTGGCGGTCCCCGAACTCCTCCCAGTAGTCGAAGCACGGCAGCCTCCACGACGCCGCCAGATAGTCTGCGGCCAACTCCATCGACGCCCTGATCTCCTCTGGAGCGCCGTCCGGCCAGTGCGCCGCGGCGGCGAACAGCCAGGTGCCATAGCCGTCGAGCTGAAAGTTGGGCCACTCATCGGATTGCGGCGACTCTCGAGTGCCATCGAGCGCGTAGCGCGTGGGCAGCATTTGCTCCGGCGTGGGGCCCTCGCCGCGCTCGAGCCGCGCGACCAGATCGCGAATCGAGGCCTGCTCGTGGCGAATGACCCCGGCAACCCACTCGTGAAAGGCGCGCGCTGAGTCTCCCTGGCCGACGGCGTCCATGGCCAGCGCGCAGTACGAGCCATCGCGCAACCATCCAAAGCCGTATTGGGAGAATGATGGGCTCGCGATGTACGCGCCGCTCGGAGCTTGGCCGTCAAGCAAGACGCGCACGGAGACATGCGTGAGGGTGGGCGACATTGATGAGGTCGTCATCAGCTTTTCAGAGCTCCTGTGGTTAGGCCCGCGACGAAGTTGCGCTGGAACACGATGTAGACGATGAGCACGGGCACGATCGCGATGATGGACGCGGCGAAGACGAGACCCCAACTGGTGCTGTGCTGGCCTTGGAAGAGTGCGATGGCGATGGGCAGAGTGCGGTTGTCGACGTCATTGAGCACCGTGAGAGCCCACGCGAACTCATCCCACGTGCCCAGGAAGGCGAAGATCACGCACGTCCCGATCGCGGGCTTCGAGAGCGGCATCGCGAGGCTCCAGAAACGACGCCAAGGACCCGCGCCGTCGATCGCCATGGCCTCGTCGAGCTCAAAGGGAATCTGTTCGAAGAATCCCGCGAGCAGGAACGTGTTGAAGGCCAGCGCAGTGCCAACGTAGAACGGCACCAGACCGGGAAGCGAGTTCAGCAGATGCAAGTCTCTTGCGAGCAGGAACTGGGGAATGATCAGCATCATCGTGGGGATCGTGAGCCCAACGATGATCATCGTGAAGAAGAACCGCTTTCCCGGCCAATCGAGCCGAGCGAAGGCATAGGCCATCATCGCGGAGAGCAGCACGATCAGCGTGGTGCTGACGATCGCAACCGCAGCGGAGTTGAGGAAGTACCGCGCAAAGTTCTCCGATCCCAGGACCGTCGTGTAGTTGTCGAGGGTCGGGTCCGTGGGCCAGAGCGACGTTGGATCGGTCAGCGACATTGAGCGCGACTTGAGCGAGGTCGACAGCATGTACAGGAACGGGTACACCATGACCACGGCTGCCGCCGCGAGCAGGAGGTAGCGGGCGGCGAGTGAGACGGCGCGACGACGAGTATCTGTCATCTCACGCCGCCATCCTTCGCCGCGTCCACCAGTACTGCAGCGCGGACAGTGCAAGCACCAGCGCAGTGAGACTGAAAGAGATCGCGCTTCCGTAGCCGAAATCCAGGAACTTGAAGGCCTGCTGATACATGTACGTCAGCGGCACCTGCGTAGCGTTGCCCGGACCCCCTCCCGTCATGAGCAGCACGGAAATGAAGACATTGAACCCGCCGATGAACAGCAGGATGAAGACCACCGCGAGGGCGCCGCGAATCGCTGGCAGCGACACGTGGCGGAAGCGCTGAAAGGCGCCGGCGCCGTCGAGCGAGGCGGCCTCTTTCAACTCTTGAGGAACCGCGGTCAGCGCCGCGAGGAAGATGAGCATGGCCCAGCCAATGCCCTTCCAGATGCCGAGCACGCCGATGGCGAACATCCCTGTCCAGCGATTCTGGAACCAAGAAACGTTGTCTGAGGACAGGCCAAGCATGTCGACGACCACGTGGTTCGCGAGCCCGTCGTCCGATTGGAAGATGTACTGGAACAGCAGCGACACGACCACCCAGCTCGTGACCACGGGCAGATAGAACAGCACCCGGAATGCGACTCTGCCCGGCAGCTTGGCGTCAAGCAGCACCGCGAGCGCCAAGCCGATGACGATCTGCAGCGGAACGGTGAAGGCCGTGTAGGCGGCAGCGTTCACGAGCGAGTTGACGAACACGGGGTCCTGAAAGGCACGGATGTAGTTGTCGAGCCCGACCCAAGGACTCGGCGTGCCCGGAATGATCTGCCAGTCGCGGAAGCT
It encodes:
- a CDS encoding class I SAM-dependent methyltransferase, which gives rise to MTTHVPDAERRNHTIDYFRELLPLIPARARTALDVGCGEGFAARALAARGLAVTAVDPDSPSLALAREQETTGITYLEADFMAADLPNDFDVITALAVLHHLDMDAALERAKSLLAPGGTLLVVGLAASELPRDVGWELAAVVAHQAGRLTHKDWEQPSPTVWPPPVTHAQVRRAAARILPGSTVRRRIKWRFTLTWVKPT
- a CDS encoding glycoside hydrolase family 15 protein, whose protein sequence is MTTSSMSPTLTHVSVRVLLDGQAPSGAYIASPSFSQYGFGWLRDGSYCALAMDAVGQGDSARAFHEWVAGVIRHEQASIRDLVARLERGEGPTPEQMLPTRYALDGTRESPQSDEWPNFQLDGYGTWLFAAAAHWPDGAPEEIRASMELAADYLAASWRLPCFDYWEEFGDRQHTSTLAAIAAGLRAAATMLDRPDLEEHARAVMTAVEDTCVVDGAFVKGPEDSRVDASLLSLATPFGLVDTHDARMRATVERIRRELATATGGIRRYVGDTYYGGSPWMLLTAWLGWHSRVAGDAAGFEAAREWVESRADADGLMAEQIVDEPQAPEWVEPWVRRWGAVANPLLWSHAKYLLMEYGR
- a CDS encoding aminotransferase class I/II-fold pyridoxal phosphate-dependent enzyme, producing MTERPNPFEALTLDQLRERHSAKWRHYPADVLPLWVAEMDVPLALPIADALVALARSGDAGYPGDTPYVEAFASFAHDSWGWEPGVARTRAVASVISGYTDALVEAVGPGGTVVVTSPVYPPFYSYLGHAGLTVLEVPLTPELRLDLDALDTAFAEAQGFLLCNPHNPGGAVHSQAELERVAELAARHDVQVVSDEIHAPLVYAESTFVPYLTVDPRGIAVHAASKGWSLAAMPAALMTFGPDAGAALARYDAGKHHGPTYWGTVAQTVAYEQCRDWLADALVALDSNRRLLGSLLAERLPAARYHVPAATYLTWVDCRALGLGDDPARVFLDKGRVAFNPGHTFGTGGAGHVRINIATSPAILDEAVTRMVAAL
- a CDS encoding sugar ABC transporter permease, which translates into the protein MLPGFALYALIMLYPAVQTMLLSFRDWQIIPGTPSPWVGLDNYIRAFQDPVFVNSLVNAAAYTAFTVPLQIVIGLALAVLLDAKLPGRVAFRVLFYLPVVTSWVVVSLLFQYIFQSDDGLANHVVVDMLGLSSDNVSWFQNRWTGMFAIGVLGIWKGIGWAMLIFLAALTAVPQELKEAASLDGAGAFQRFRHVSLPAIRGALAVVFILLFIGGFNVFISVLLMTGGGPGNATQVPLTYMYQQAFKFLDFGYGSAISFSLTALVLALSALQYWWTRRRMAA
- a CDS encoding carbohydrate ABC transporter permease; this encodes MTDTRRRAVSLAARYLLLAAAAVVMVYPFLYMLSTSLKSRSMSLTDPTSLWPTDPTLDNYTTVLGSENFARYFLNSAAVAIVSTTLIVLLSAMMAYAFARLDWPGKRFFFTMIIVGLTIPTMMLIIPQFLLARDLHLLNSLPGLVPFYVGTALAFNTFLLAGFFEQIPFELDEAMAIDGAGPWRRFWSLAMPLSKPAIGTCVIFAFLGTWDEFAWALTVLNDVDNRTLPIAIALFQGQHSTSWGLVFAASIIAIVPVLIVYIVFQRNFVAGLTTGALKS
- a CDS encoding GNAT family N-acetyltransferase, which codes for MQVRPAVPADAAGLARVHIAAWRSAYVGIMPDAYLAELDEARFARGWERAIDEGVSAALIGTIDGVVRGFATFGVARDDEPVEAAQLYGFNLHPIAFGSGLAIALHGAALDALGAAGHTGVYLWVAEANPRARRFYEREGWTADGGVKIEEFGGRPLREVRYTVGVQ
- a CDS encoding alpha/beta hydrolase; translation: MPGKRVLILHGFEHERGPEHWLWWITQRLRDFDVPVQYPQLPNPFRPVLKDWVELAQAELELLGDGERIVITHSLGCVLWSLLVDRGHVRGDERVLMVAPPVAGSPGRRARPV
- a CDS encoding glycoside hydrolase family 66 protein, with amino-acid sequence MTLLPSQATYRPGDQVIVEFDAPVPSDTHAVVTHLAEVVATVSVPAGSREIDLGIFAHGGYGVTIDALATAFDVLDSRWERPRYGFVVKLTSDADVEAVTRFFRRMHLSAAQLYDWAYRHSQLLPPHREYLDPLGQPRDLDVVNAMSSALSRAGVTPMGYAAVYAIGHDEVRDWSESVLLRASGEPYRLGEEFLILVDPAEPRWLAHLAEQLAAVVDGTAIEGFHLDQYGWPKFAMRGDGARVDLAESFTTMIGAVRDRLPHAPFMFNNVNDFPTYATAPLAQDATYIEVWEPHSTLGDLGALASAARAARPDHPPILSAYLHCYESAPEAACTEAAKLVMASALSHGATHLLLGEAGNALTDPYYPNNHELGSASLDEFAAWCDFQVRYGDLLFDERLADVTEFFAGGINEDVVLRAAGVECSTKAMPGTLWLRVARLPHGVAVHLINLVAQDEIAWDSPKREAAEVRDATLSISFVEPGSEVWAASPEHPDLRRLEHVGTTSAEQANSLSAGQSGVTFALPPLGHWTVVWIPSASIGV